A region of the Euzebyales bacterium genome:
ATCATCTGTTTGAATGGATCAAACAGATGATTGAACCTGCCGATGGCAACGACACAGACCACCAGCGCGATCCTCGACGCCGCCGAGCAGCTGTTCGCCCTGCACGGCGTCGATGCCACCTCCATCCGCGAGATCACACGCGTCGCGGACGTCAACGTCGCCGCCGTCCACTACCACTTCGGCACGAAGGAGGCGGTGCTGCGGGCCGTCACCGACCGGGTGGTCGGCCCCATGAACACACGCCGGTTCCGCCTGCTCGAGCGGGCGCAGGACGCCGCGGCGCCGCGACCTCCCGACATCGACGCGGTGATCGAGGCGTTCGTCAGACCCGACATCGAGACGCTCATGGACCTGCAGCGACGGGGTCCGACCGTGGCCCACTTCCTCGGCCGGGTGTACAGCGACCAGAAGCCGTGGATCCGACGGATGGCCGGCGAGCAGTTCGCCGAGGTCGGCGAGCGGTTCTTCCCCGCCATCGCGGTCGCGCTCCCCCACCTGCGACCCGACGAGATCGCCTGGAGGATGGCCCAGGTCACCGCGCTGGTCGTGCACACCTTCGCGACGTGGCCCGAGGCCGGAATGGACGCGGCCGGCGCCGAGCGCAGGATCGCCCGCCTGTGCGCATTCATCACGCCGGCCCTACGGGCACCGGCGGTCCCGGAGCGAACGGAGGTGACAACCGGCACACCGTGATCGCCCACCCGCGCCGGGTTGTGGAAGGCGCGACGGGGACGGGCGTGATCGCCAGACCCGACTGGCTGCCCCCCGAGCAGTACCCGTTCACCCTCAGACGCCGCGGTGCCGTTGCCTTTATCGACGAGGGTGCCGGTCCGACGCTGC
Encoded here:
- a CDS encoding TetR/AcrR family transcriptional regulator — its product is MATTQTTSAILDAAEQLFALHGVDATSIREITRVADVNVAAVHYHFGTKEAVLRAVTDRVVGPMNTRRFRLLERAQDAAAPRPPDIDAVIEAFVRPDIETLMDLQRRGPTVAHFLGRVYSDQKPWIRRMAGEQFAEVGERFFPAIAVALPHLRPDEIAWRMAQVTALVVHTFATWPEAGMDAAGAERRIARLCAFITPALRAPAVPERTEVTTGTP